In a single window of the Gossypium hirsutum isolate 1008001.06 chromosome A13, Gossypium_hirsutum_v2.1, whole genome shotgun sequence genome:
- the LOC107893457 gene encoding homeobox protein knotted-1-like 3 isoform X1 — protein MAFHHNNHLSDHHQDLPLHHLTEHHHQQASQLSETNGPNWLNTALLRSQQPQPAQPHSSQFAEPNFLNLHTTRAASDSTTGSQAPNQWLSRTSSSLLHRNHSDVIDDVGAAGEAARGGGGESMVAMESGGSGNNNGIMNNNKSEGVVVESGGGSGDGVVNWQNARYKADILAHPLCEQLLSAHVACLRVATPVDQLPRIDAQLAQSQHVVAKYSSLSGGSQGVVADDKELDQFLTHYVLLLCSFKEQLQQHVRVHAMEAVMACWEIEQSLQSLTGVSPGEGTGATMSDDDDDQVDSDANLFDGSLEGPDSMGFGPLILTDSEKSLMERVRHELKHELKQGYKEKIVDIREEILRKRRAGKLPGDTTSVLKAWWQLHSKWPYPTEEDKARLVQETGLQLKQINNWFINQRKRNWNSNPSTSTVSKSKRKRSNAGENNGDRFM, from the exons ATGGCGTTTCACCATAATAATCACCTTTCTGATCATCATCAGGACCTTCCTCTCCATCACCTTACCGAGCACCACCACCAGCAGGCGAGTCAACTGTCGGAAACCAACGGTCCAAATTGGTTGAACACCGCCCTGCTCCGTTCACAGCAGCCTCAACCGGCGCAGCCACACTCTTCCCAGTTCGCCGAGCCTAACTTTCTTAACCTTCATACTACGCGAGCTGCTTCTGATTCCACCACGGGTTCCCAAGCTCCGAACCAGTGGCTCTCCCGTACGTCGTCCTCCCTTCTTCATCGCAACCACAGCGACGTCATAGACGACGTAGGTGCCGCCGGGGAAGCTGCGAGAGGAGGCGGAGGGGAATCCATGGTCGCCATGGAATCGGGCGGCAGCGGCAACAACAACGGTATTATGAACAACAACAAGAGCGAAGGTGTTGTGGTGGAAAGCGGAGGGGGCAGTGGGGATGGGGTCGTGAATTGGCAGAATGCAAGATACAAGGCGGACATACTAGCTCACCCTTTGTGCGAGCAACTCTTGTCTGCACACGTGGCGTGCCTTAGGGTCGCTACGCCTGTGGATCAGCTCCCGAGGATCGACGCTCAGCTGGCTCAGTCACAGCATGTGGTGGCTAAGTACTCCTCCCTCAGTGGTGGGTCCCAGGGCGTGGTTGCCGACGACAAAGAGCTCGATCAGTTCTTG ACACATTATGTTCTGTTGCTATGTTCTTTCAAAGAACAATTGCAACAACATGTTCGAGTTCATGCAATGGAAGCAGTTATGGCTTGCTGGGAAATTGAACAATCATTACAAAGCTTAACAG GTGTTTCTCCGGGTGAAGGCACGGGTGCAACAATGTCTGATGATGACGATGATCAAGTAGACAGTGATGCCAACTTGTTTGACGGAAGTTTAGAAGGTCCAGATTCAATGGGATTCGGCCCTCTGATCTTAACAGATAGTGAAAAATCTTTGATGGAGCGTGTGAGACATGAACTCAAACATGAACTCAAACAG GGTTACAAGGAGAAGATTGTTGACATAAGAGAAGAAATTTTGCGGAAAAGAAGGGCTGGAAAGCTACCAGGTGACACAACATCGGTGTTAAAAGCATGGTGGCAATTACATTCCAAGTGGCCATACCCTACT GAGGAAGATAAGGCGAGATTGGTTCAAGAAACAGGTTTACAATTGAAACAGATAAACAATTGGTTCATTAATCAGAGGAAAAGGAACTGGAACAGCAATCCGTCGACATCCACCGTCTCGAAAAGCAAACGTAAaag AAGTAATGCAGGTGAAAACAATGGTGATCGGTTCATGTAA
- the LOC107893456 gene encoding solanesyl diphosphate synthase 1, chloroplastic isoform X3 translates to MVKPEPIRHIMTDREKHNLSTKLESLLGELPENIVDFLKEQSSSDGQMGEDEIEIDIDALSHETLYKLGKLLDDYLLKKQKNQAKAESCEIELLNESGFSNSSMQPCKASTKGAAIFSGADRSVTEKMYEYGKNLGLSFQVVDDILDFTQSAEQLGKPASSDLAKGNLTALVIFTLEKEPKLRDIIESDSARLVPLKKQSN, encoded by the exons ATGGTCAAGCCAGAGCCTATTAGACATATCATGACCGATCGGGAAAAGCATAATTTGAGCACAAAATTAGAGTCTTTGTTGGGAGAATTGCCTGAAAACATTGTTGACTTTCTTAAAGAGCAGAGTTCTAGTGATGGTCAAATGGGTGAGGATGAGATTGAGATCGATATTGATGCTCTAAGTCATGAAACATTGTACAAATTAGGTAAACTTTTGGATGACTATTTGCTGAAGAAGCAGAAAAACCAGGCAAAAGCTGAATCCTGCGAAATAGAG CTTCTTAATGAGTCAGGGTTTAGCAATTCATCAATGCAGCCGTGTAAAG CTAGTACCAAGGGAGCCGCCATTTTTAGTGGAGCTGATCGTAGTGTAACAGAGAAAATGTATGAATATGGAAAGAATCTTGGCCTATCATTCCAAGTTGTTGATGACATATTGGATTTTACACAATCAGCAGAACAACTGGGGAAACCAGCTAGTAGTGATCTAGCTAAAGGCAACCTCACAGCACTTGTAATTTTTACGCTCGAAAAGGAGCCAAAACTTAGAGATATCATTGAATCTGATTCTGCGAGACTGGTTCCCTTGAAGAAGCAATCGAACTAG
- the LOC107893456 gene encoding transcription factor GTE10 isoform X1 produces the protein MVKPEPIRHIMTDREKHNLSTKLESLLGELPENIVDFLKEQSSSDGQMGEDEIEIDIDALSHETLYKLGKLLDDYLLKKQKNQAKAESCEIELLNESGFSNSSMQPCKGNDQIDEVVDIVGSSYPPVAIEKELTHRNSRCCSSSGSSGESGFSSSASTKGAAIFSGADRSVTEKMYEYGKNLGLSFQVVDDILDFTQSAEQLGKPASSDLAKGNLTALVIFTLEKEPKLRDIIESDSARLVPLKKQSN, from the exons ATGGTCAAGCCAGAGCCTATTAGACATATCATGACCGATCGGGAAAAGCATAATTTGAGCACAAAATTAGAGTCTTTGTTGGGAGAATTGCCTGAAAACATTGTTGACTTTCTTAAAGAGCAGAGTTCTAGTGATGGTCAAATGGGTGAGGATGAGATTGAGATCGATATTGATGCTCTAAGTCATGAAACATTGTACAAATTAGGTAAACTTTTGGATGACTATTTGCTGAAGAAGCAGAAAAACCAGGCAAAAGCTGAATCCTGCGAAATAGAG CTTCTTAATGAGTCAGGGTTTAGCAATTCATCAATGCAGCCGTGTAAAG GTAATGATCAAATTGATGAGGTCGTAGATATAGTTGGTAGCAGTTACCCTCCAGTAGCAATAGAGAAGGAGTTAACCCATAGAAATAGCAGATGTTGTAGTTCCAGTGGATCCAGTGGTGAATCAGGCTTTTCTTCTAGTG CTAGTACCAAGGGAGCCGCCATTTTTAGTGGAGCTGATCGTAGTGTAACAGAGAAAATGTATGAATATGGAAAGAATCTTGGCCTATCATTCCAAGTTGTTGATGACATATTGGATTTTACACAATCAGCAGAACAACTGGGGAAACCAGCTAGTAGTGATCTAGCTAAAGGCAACCTCACAGCACTTGTAATTTTTACGCTCGAAAAGGAGCCAAAACTTAGAGATATCATTGAATCTGATTCTGCGAGACTGGTTCCCTTGAAGAAGCAATCGAACTAG
- the LOC107893456 gene encoding transcription factor GTE10 isoform X2 has protein sequence MGEDEIEIDIDALSHETLYKLGKLLDDYLLKKQKNQAKAESCEIELLNESGFSNSSMQPCKGNDQIDEVVDIVGSSYPPVAIEKELTHRNSRCCSSSGSSGESGFSSSASTKGAAIFSGADRSVTEKMYEYGKNLGLSFQVVDDILDFTQSAEQLGKPASSDLAKGNLTALVIFTLEKEPKLRDIIESDSARLVPLKKQSN, from the exons ATGGGTGAGGATGAGATTGAGATCGATATTGATGCTCTAAGTCATGAAACATTGTACAAATTAGGTAAACTTTTGGATGACTATTTGCTGAAGAAGCAGAAAAACCAGGCAAAAGCTGAATCCTGCGAAATAGAG CTTCTTAATGAGTCAGGGTTTAGCAATTCATCAATGCAGCCGTGTAAAG GTAATGATCAAATTGATGAGGTCGTAGATATAGTTGGTAGCAGTTACCCTCCAGTAGCAATAGAGAAGGAGTTAACCCATAGAAATAGCAGATGTTGTAGTTCCAGTGGATCCAGTGGTGAATCAGGCTTTTCTTCTAGTG CTAGTACCAAGGGAGCCGCCATTTTTAGTGGAGCTGATCGTAGTGTAACAGAGAAAATGTATGAATATGGAAAGAATCTTGGCCTATCATTCCAAGTTGTTGATGACATATTGGATTTTACACAATCAGCAGAACAACTGGGGAAACCAGCTAGTAGTGATCTAGCTAAAGGCAACCTCACAGCACTTGTAATTTTTACGCTCGAAAAGGAGCCAAAACTTAGAGATATCATTGAATCTGATTCTGCGAGACTGGTTCCCTTGAAGAAGCAATCGAACTAG
- the LOC107893457 gene encoding homeobox protein knotted-1-like 4 isoform X2: MAFHHNNHLSDHHQDLPLHHLTEHHHQQASQLSETNGPNWLNTALLRSQQPQPAQPHSSQFAEPNFLNLHTTRAASDSTTGSQAPNQWLSRTSSSLLHRNHSDVIDDVGAAGEAARGGGGESMVAMESGGSGNNNGIMNNNKSEGVVVESGGGSGDGVVNWQNARYKADILAHPLCEQLLSAHVACLRVATPVDQLPRIDAQLAQSQHVVAKYSSLSGGSQGVVADDKELDQFLTHYVLLLCSFKEQLQQHVRVHAMEAVMACWEIEQSLQSLTGVSPGEGTGATMSDDDDDQVDSDANLFDGSLEGPDSMGFGPLILTDSEKSLMERVRHELKHELKQGYKEKIVDIREEILRKRRAGKLPGDTTSVLKAWWQLHSKWPYPTEEDKARLVQETGLQLKQINNWFINQRKRNWNSNPSTSTVSKSKRKSNAGENNGDRFM; the protein is encoded by the exons ATGGCGTTTCACCATAATAATCACCTTTCTGATCATCATCAGGACCTTCCTCTCCATCACCTTACCGAGCACCACCACCAGCAGGCGAGTCAACTGTCGGAAACCAACGGTCCAAATTGGTTGAACACCGCCCTGCTCCGTTCACAGCAGCCTCAACCGGCGCAGCCACACTCTTCCCAGTTCGCCGAGCCTAACTTTCTTAACCTTCATACTACGCGAGCTGCTTCTGATTCCACCACGGGTTCCCAAGCTCCGAACCAGTGGCTCTCCCGTACGTCGTCCTCCCTTCTTCATCGCAACCACAGCGACGTCATAGACGACGTAGGTGCCGCCGGGGAAGCTGCGAGAGGAGGCGGAGGGGAATCCATGGTCGCCATGGAATCGGGCGGCAGCGGCAACAACAACGGTATTATGAACAACAACAAGAGCGAAGGTGTTGTGGTGGAAAGCGGAGGGGGCAGTGGGGATGGGGTCGTGAATTGGCAGAATGCAAGATACAAGGCGGACATACTAGCTCACCCTTTGTGCGAGCAACTCTTGTCTGCACACGTGGCGTGCCTTAGGGTCGCTACGCCTGTGGATCAGCTCCCGAGGATCGACGCTCAGCTGGCTCAGTCACAGCATGTGGTGGCTAAGTACTCCTCCCTCAGTGGTGGGTCCCAGGGCGTGGTTGCCGACGACAAAGAGCTCGATCAGTTCTTG ACACATTATGTTCTGTTGCTATGTTCTTTCAAAGAACAATTGCAACAACATGTTCGAGTTCATGCAATGGAAGCAGTTATGGCTTGCTGGGAAATTGAACAATCATTACAAAGCTTAACAG GTGTTTCTCCGGGTGAAGGCACGGGTGCAACAATGTCTGATGATGACGATGATCAAGTAGACAGTGATGCCAACTTGTTTGACGGAAGTTTAGAAGGTCCAGATTCAATGGGATTCGGCCCTCTGATCTTAACAGATAGTGAAAAATCTTTGATGGAGCGTGTGAGACATGAACTCAAACATGAACTCAAACAG GGTTACAAGGAGAAGATTGTTGACATAAGAGAAGAAATTTTGCGGAAAAGAAGGGCTGGAAAGCTACCAGGTGACACAACATCGGTGTTAAAAGCATGGTGGCAATTACATTCCAAGTGGCCATACCCTACT GAGGAAGATAAGGCGAGATTGGTTCAAGAAACAGGTTTACAATTGAAACAGATAAACAATTGGTTCATTAATCAGAGGAAAAGGAACTGGAACAGCAATCCGTCGACATCCACCGTCTCGAAAAGCAAACGTAAaag TAATGCAGGTGAAAACAATGGTGATCGGTTCATGTAA
- the LOC107893457 gene encoding homeobox protein knotted-1-like 3 isoform X3, protein MAFHHNNHLSDHHQDLPLHHLTEHHHQQASQLSETNGPNWLNTALLRSQQPQPAQPHSSQFAEPNFLNLHTTRAASDSTTGSQAPNQWLSRTSSSLLHRNHSDVIDDVGAAGEAARGGGGESMVAMESGGSGNNNGIMNNNKSEGVVVESGGGSGDGVVNWQNARYKADILAHPLCEQLLSAHVACLRVATPVDQLPRIDAQLAQSQHVVAKYSSLSGGSQGVVADDKELDQFLTHYVLLLCSFKEQLQQHVRVHAMEAVMACWEIEQSLQSLTGVSPGEGTGATMSDDDDDQVDSDANLFDGSLEGPDSMGFGPLILTDSEKSLMERVRHELKHELKQGYKEKIVDIREEILRKRRAGKLPGDTTSVLKAWWQLHSKWPYPTEEDKARLVQETGLQLKQINNWFINQRKRNWNSNPSTSTVSKSKRKR, encoded by the exons ATGGCGTTTCACCATAATAATCACCTTTCTGATCATCATCAGGACCTTCCTCTCCATCACCTTACCGAGCACCACCACCAGCAGGCGAGTCAACTGTCGGAAACCAACGGTCCAAATTGGTTGAACACCGCCCTGCTCCGTTCACAGCAGCCTCAACCGGCGCAGCCACACTCTTCCCAGTTCGCCGAGCCTAACTTTCTTAACCTTCATACTACGCGAGCTGCTTCTGATTCCACCACGGGTTCCCAAGCTCCGAACCAGTGGCTCTCCCGTACGTCGTCCTCCCTTCTTCATCGCAACCACAGCGACGTCATAGACGACGTAGGTGCCGCCGGGGAAGCTGCGAGAGGAGGCGGAGGGGAATCCATGGTCGCCATGGAATCGGGCGGCAGCGGCAACAACAACGGTATTATGAACAACAACAAGAGCGAAGGTGTTGTGGTGGAAAGCGGAGGGGGCAGTGGGGATGGGGTCGTGAATTGGCAGAATGCAAGATACAAGGCGGACATACTAGCTCACCCTTTGTGCGAGCAACTCTTGTCTGCACACGTGGCGTGCCTTAGGGTCGCTACGCCTGTGGATCAGCTCCCGAGGATCGACGCTCAGCTGGCTCAGTCACAGCATGTGGTGGCTAAGTACTCCTCCCTCAGTGGTGGGTCCCAGGGCGTGGTTGCCGACGACAAAGAGCTCGATCAGTTCTTG ACACATTATGTTCTGTTGCTATGTTCTTTCAAAGAACAATTGCAACAACATGTTCGAGTTCATGCAATGGAAGCAGTTATGGCTTGCTGGGAAATTGAACAATCATTACAAAGCTTAACAG GTGTTTCTCCGGGTGAAGGCACGGGTGCAACAATGTCTGATGATGACGATGATCAAGTAGACAGTGATGCCAACTTGTTTGACGGAAGTTTAGAAGGTCCAGATTCAATGGGATTCGGCCCTCTGATCTTAACAGATAGTGAAAAATCTTTGATGGAGCGTGTGAGACATGAACTCAAACATGAACTCAAACAG GGTTACAAGGAGAAGATTGTTGACATAAGAGAAGAAATTTTGCGGAAAAGAAGGGCTGGAAAGCTACCAGGTGACACAACATCGGTGTTAAAAGCATGGTGGCAATTACATTCCAAGTGGCCATACCCTACT GAGGAAGATAAGGCGAGATTGGTTCAAGAAACAGGTTTACAATTGAAACAGATAAACAATTGGTTCATTAATCAGAGGAAAAGGAACTGGAACAGCAATCCGTCGACATCCACCGTCTCGAAAAGCAAACGTAAaag GTGA